A genome region from Micromonospora peucetia includes the following:
- a CDS encoding HAD-IC family P-type ATPase: MPENPEGDHHALAVHEVVLLLGADTEHGLTDEEAAARLTRYGPNVLPTAAGGGALRRLLRQFHNPLIYVLVAAGVVTLLLAEYVDSAVIFGVVLVNAVVGFLQESRAEAALDALRAMVRTQARVVRAGRQRQVPSDVVVPGDLVLMEAGEKVPADLRLVRAAELRADESALTGESLPVRKDELVVPVETPVADRRNLLYSGTLLTGGTAVGVAVATGAETELGRIHRLVGGAQVLDTPLTVKLAKFSRLLTVAILFLAAVTFAIGVVRGQDAGETFTAAVALAVGAIPEGLPAAVTITLAIGVSRMARRRAVIRRLPAVETLGSTTVICTDKTGTLTENQMTVQVLWTPQGRYEVSGAGYAPTGEIRDCAGGPAPTGEGALRWSLLAGVACNDARLDEQDGRWAVLGDPTEGAMLVAGAKVGLHAYEVAAELPRVAAVPFTSERQFMATLHDRPDGGRVVLVKGAVERLVEWSSSTLRSDGSTGPLDAPAVLAAAHELAAEGLRVLATAMRPVGPTDALVEEELAGNLVFTGLHAMLDPPRAAAAAAVESCHRAGIEVKMITGDHLATASSIARRLGLLRAAPGPGDVLTGADLMALPAEELPAVVRQASVFARVSPEQKLRLVEALQADGQVVAMTGDGVNDAPALRQANIGVAMGRSGTEVAKEAADVVLTDDDFATIESAVAEGRGVFANLTKFITWTLPTNAAEGLVILVAIVLGSALPILPSQILWINMTTAVFLGLTLAFEPKEPGIMDRPPRDPGQSLLTVALVVRVLLVSALLVVGAWWLFEWELSGGADLAQARTAAVNLFVTVMAFYLFSCRSLTRSPWRLGLFSNRWLIVGVLVQALSQLALTYLPVMNDLFRTAPIGGQTWLRILGIAVVVSAIVALDKRFGRFGRRLG; the protein is encoded by the coding sequence ATGCCGGAGAACCCCGAGGGCGATCACCACGCGCTCGCCGTACACGAGGTCGTGCTGTTGCTCGGGGCCGACACCGAGCACGGGCTGACCGACGAGGAGGCAGCGGCCCGGCTGACGCGGTACGGGCCCAACGTGCTGCCCACCGCTGCCGGGGGCGGGGCCCTGCGCCGCCTGCTGCGGCAGTTCCACAACCCGCTGATCTACGTGCTGGTCGCCGCCGGCGTGGTCACCCTGCTGCTCGCCGAGTACGTCGACTCGGCAGTGATCTTCGGGGTGGTGCTCGTCAACGCCGTCGTCGGCTTCCTCCAGGAGTCCAGGGCCGAGGCGGCCCTCGACGCGCTGCGGGCGATGGTGCGTACGCAGGCTCGGGTGGTGCGCGCCGGCCGGCAGCGTCAGGTGCCGTCGGACGTCGTGGTCCCCGGGGACCTGGTGCTCATGGAGGCGGGCGAGAAGGTGCCCGCCGACCTGCGGCTGGTCCGTGCCGCCGAGCTGCGCGCCGACGAGTCGGCGCTGACCGGCGAGTCGCTGCCCGTACGCAAGGACGAGCTGGTCGTGCCGGTCGAGACGCCGGTGGCCGACCGCCGCAACCTGCTCTACTCCGGCACCCTGCTCACCGGCGGCACGGCGGTCGGCGTCGCGGTGGCCACCGGGGCGGAGACGGAACTGGGCCGGATCCACCGCCTGGTCGGCGGCGCGCAGGTGCTGGACACGCCGCTGACGGTGAAGCTCGCCAAGTTCAGCCGGCTGCTCACCGTGGCGATCCTGTTCCTCGCCGCGGTGACCTTCGCCATCGGCGTGGTGCGGGGGCAGGACGCCGGGGAGACGTTCACCGCCGCCGTGGCGCTGGCAGTGGGCGCGATCCCCGAGGGGCTGCCCGCCGCCGTGACGATCACCCTGGCGATCGGCGTGTCCCGGATGGCCCGCCGCCGGGCGGTGATCCGGCGGCTGCCGGCGGTGGAGACCCTGGGCAGCACCACGGTGATCTGCACCGACAAGACCGGCACCCTCACCGAGAACCAGATGACGGTGCAGGTGCTCTGGACGCCGCAGGGCCGCTACGAGGTCAGCGGGGCCGGTTACGCCCCGACCGGCGAGATCCGGGACTGCGCGGGCGGCCCGGCCCCGACCGGGGAGGGCGCGCTGCGCTGGTCGCTACTGGCCGGTGTGGCGTGCAACGACGCCCGGCTGGACGAGCAGGACGGCCGCTGGGCGGTGCTGGGGGACCCCACCGAGGGGGCGATGCTGGTGGCCGGCGCCAAGGTGGGGCTGCACGCGTACGAGGTCGCCGCGGAGCTGCCTCGGGTGGCCGCCGTCCCGTTCACCTCGGAGCGGCAGTTCATGGCGACCCTGCACGACCGGCCCGACGGCGGGCGGGTGGTGCTCGTCAAGGGGGCGGTGGAGCGGCTGGTCGAGTGGTCCTCGTCGACGTTGCGTTCGGACGGCTCGACGGGGCCGCTCGACGCCCCGGCTGTGCTGGCCGCCGCCCACGAGCTGGCCGCCGAGGGGCTGCGGGTGCTCGCCACGGCGATGCGGCCAGTCGGCCCGACGGACGCGCTCGTGGAGGAGGAACTGGCCGGCAACCTGGTCTTCACCGGGCTGCACGCGATGCTCGACCCGCCCCGGGCCGCCGCCGCGGCGGCCGTCGAGTCCTGCCACCGCGCGGGGATCGAGGTGAAGATGATCACCGGGGACCACCTGGCGACCGCCAGTTCCATCGCGCGTCGCCTCGGGCTGCTGCGTGCCGCACCCGGCCCGGGCGACGTGCTGACCGGCGCCGACCTGATGGCGTTGCCCGCCGAGGAACTGCCCGCGGTGGTACGGCAGGCGTCGGTGTTCGCCCGGGTCTCACCCGAGCAGAAGCTGCGGCTGGTGGAGGCGTTGCAGGCCGACGGCCAGGTGGTCGCGATGACCGGCGACGGGGTCAACGACGCCCCCGCGTTGCGCCAGGCCAACATCGGGGTGGCCATGGGGCGCAGCGGCACCGAGGTGGCCAAGGAGGCCGCCGACGTCGTGCTCACCGACGACGACTTCGCCACCATCGAGTCGGCCGTCGCGGAGGGGCGTGGCGTCTTCGCCAACCTGACCAAGTTCATCACCTGGACGCTGCCCACCAACGCGGCGGAGGGACTGGTCATCCTCGTCGCGATCGTGCTCGGCTCGGCGCTGCCGATCCTGCCGAGCCAGATCCTCTGGATCAACATGACCACGGCGGTGTTCCTCGGCCTGACCCTCGCCTTCGAGCCGAAGGAGCCCGGGATCATGGACCGGCCGCCCCGCGACCCCGGTCAGTCCCTGCTTACCGTCGCGCTGGTGGTCCGGGTCCTGCTCGTCTCGGCGCTGCTGGTGGTGGGCGCCTGGTGGCTGTTCGAGTGGGAGCTCTCCGGCGGGGCCGACCTGGCACAGGCGCGGACCGCCGCGGTGAACCTCTTCGTCACCGTGATGGCGTTCTACCTGTTCAGCTGCCGCTCGCTGACCCGCTCGCCGTGGCGCCTGGGCCTGTTCAGCAACCGCTGGCTGATCGTCGGGGTGCTGGTGCAGGCCCTCAGCCAGCTCGCCCTGACCTACCTGCCGGTGATGAACGACCTGTTCCGTACGGCACCCATCGGCGGGCAGACCTGGCTGCGGATCCTGGGCATCGCCGTCGTGGTCTCCGCCATCGTCGCGCTCGACAAGCGGTTCGGCAGGTTCGGCCGCAGGCTGGGCTGA
- a CDS encoding electron transfer flavoprotein subunit alpha/FixB family protein — protein sequence MSEVLVVVEATREFGVKKVTLEMLTLARELGAPSAVVLGGPGAAEALSARLGEYGAEKIYAAESEEIDGYLVAPKATVLAGLVSRVQPAAVLLASSQEGKEIAARLAVKLDNGILTDVVGLGADGIATQVAFAGSAIVKSKVSRGLPLVTVRPNSVNPIPVAASPVVEQLTVAVTDSDKLARVVERVAEQKGSRPELTEAGVVVSGGRGVGNADNFKLVEELADLLGGAVGASRAAVDSGYYPHQFQVGQTGKTVSPQLYVALGISGAIQHRAGMQTSKTIVAVNKDGEAPIFELADFGVVGDLFKIVPQAADEIRKRK from the coding sequence ATGTCTGAGGTTCTCGTCGTTGTCGAAGCCACTCGTGAGTTCGGCGTCAAGAAGGTCACCCTGGAGATGCTCACTCTCGCCCGTGAGTTGGGCGCCCCGAGTGCGGTTGTGCTCGGTGGTCCCGGCGCCGCCGAGGCGTTGAGCGCCAGGCTGGGTGAGTACGGTGCGGAGAAGATCTACGCGGCCGAGAGTGAGGAGATTGACGGCTATCTGGTGGCCCCGAAGGCGACTGTGCTGGCCGGGTTGGTCTCGCGGGTGCAGCCGGCTGCCGTGTTGTTGGCGTCGTCGCAGGAGGGCAAGGAGATCGCCGCCCGGCTGGCCGTCAAGTTGGACAACGGCATCCTGACTGACGTGGTCGGTCTGGGTGCCGATGGCATCGCCACCCAGGTGGCGTTTGCCGGTTCTGCGATCGTCAAGTCCAAGGTCAGCCGTGGTCTGCCGTTGGTGACTGTCCGGCCGAACTCGGTCAACCCGATCCCGGTGGCGGCCAGCCCGGTTGTTGAGCAGTTGACCGTCGCGGTCACGGACTCCGACAAGTTGGCCAGGGTCGTCGAGCGGGTTGCGGAGCAGAAGGGTTCCCGTCCGGAGTTGACCGAGGCGGGTGTGGTCGTCTCGGGTGGTCGGGGTGTGGGTAACGCCGACAACTTCAAGCTGGTCGAGGAGTTGGCGGACCTGCTGGGCGGTGCGGTCGGCGCGTCGCGTGCTGCGGTGGACTCGGGTTACTACCCGCACCAGTTCCAGGTGGGTCAGACCGGTAAGACGGTGTCTCCGCAGCTCTATGTGGCGCTGGGTATTTCGGGTGCGATTCAGCACCGGGCCGGTATGCAGACCTCGAAGACCATCGTGGCGGTCAACAAGGACGGTGAGGCGCCGATCTTCGAGTTGGCCGACTTCGGTGTGGTGGGCGACCTGTTCAAGATCGTCCCGCAGGCCGCAGACGAGATCCGCAAGCGCAAGTGA
- a CDS encoding electron transfer flavoprotein subunit beta/FixA family protein, whose translation MNIVVLVKQVPDSGADRSLRSDDNTVDRGSASNVINEMDEYAIEEALKIKEAHGGEVTVLTMGPERATESIRKALSMGPDKAVHVLDDALHGSCAVATSKVLAAALGQLNADLVLCGTESTDGRVQVIPHMVAERLGVAALTGARKLTVDGSTLTVERQTEEGYEVVTATAPAVVSVWDTINEPRYPSFKGIMAAKKKPVQTLSLADLGVAAAEVGFEGATSAVLEHTRRPPRSGGAKVTDEGDGGVKLVEFLATEKFV comes from the coding sequence ATGAACATCGTCGTACTCGTCAAGCAGGTGCCTGATTCGGGCGCGGACCGCAGCCTGCGTAGTGACGACAACACTGTCGACCGCGGTTCGGCGAGCAACGTCATCAACGAGATGGATGAGTACGCCATCGAGGAGGCGTTGAAGATCAAGGAGGCGCACGGGGGTGAGGTGACCGTTCTGACGATGGGTCCGGAGCGGGCGACCGAGTCGATCCGTAAGGCGCTCTCGATGGGTCCGGACAAGGCCGTGCACGTGTTGGACGATGCCCTGCACGGGTCGTGTGCGGTGGCGACGTCGAAGGTGCTGGCTGCTGCGCTCGGTCAGCTCAACGCCGATCTGGTGTTGTGTGGCACGGAGTCGACCGACGGTCGGGTGCAGGTCATTCCGCACATGGTCGCCGAGCGGTTGGGTGTTGCGGCGTTGACCGGTGCCCGCAAGCTGACGGTCGATGGTTCGACGTTGACGGTGGAGCGGCAGACGGAGGAGGGCTACGAGGTGGTCACCGCTACCGCCCCTGCTGTGGTCTCCGTGTGGGACACCATCAACGAGCCGCGTTACCCGTCGTTCAAGGGCATCATGGCGGCGAAGAAGAAGCCGGTGCAGACGTTGTCCCTGGCTGACCTGGGTGTGGCTGCGGCCGAGGTGGGTTTCGAGGGTGCGACGAGTGCGGTGTTGGAGCACACCAGGCGTCCGCCGCGTTCCGGTGGGGCGAAGGTCACCGATGAGGGCGATGGCGGCGTGAAGCTGGTCGAGTTCCTCGCTACCGAGAAGTTTGTGTGA
- a CDS encoding GNAT family N-acetyltransferase, with protein sequence MTDLDVTTLRNTYDNQLRALAPDPLPDGVTVERDGPLIRVLGLDRGGFLTYRDLDGLTGAALDELISRQVELFRGRGEPVEWKLHGHDEPADLPDRLRVAGFVPEERETVVIGPVAPLAAALPVVPEGVRLREVTARADLDRIVAMEEAVWNADRSHLAPGLEKEIAADPQSITVVVAEAGDEVVSAGWVRYVPGTGFATLWGGSTLEPWRRRGIYRALVTHRARLAAQRGLALLQVDASDDSRPILERLGLVPVTTTTPYVYTP encoded by the coding sequence GTGACGGATCTTGACGTGACGACGCTGCGAAACACGTACGACAACCAGTTGCGGGCGCTGGCGCCCGACCCGTTGCCGGACGGGGTGACGGTGGAACGGGACGGCCCGCTGATCCGCGTTCTCGGCCTCGACCGCGGCGGCTTCCTCACCTACCGCGACCTCGACGGGTTGACCGGCGCGGCGCTGGACGAGTTGATCTCCCGGCAGGTGGAGTTGTTCCGGGGGCGTGGCGAGCCGGTGGAGTGGAAGCTGCACGGCCACGACGAGCCGGCGGACCTGCCGGACCGGCTGCGCGTGGCGGGATTCGTGCCGGAGGAGCGGGAGACCGTGGTGATCGGGCCGGTCGCGCCGCTCGCCGCCGCGCTCCCGGTCGTCCCCGAGGGCGTACGCCTGCGTGAGGTGACCGCCCGCGCGGACCTGGACCGGATCGTGGCGATGGAGGAGGCGGTCTGGAACGCCGACCGCAGCCACCTGGCTCCCGGTCTGGAGAAGGAGATCGCGGCCGACCCGCAGTCGATCACGGTGGTGGTGGCCGAGGCGGGCGACGAGGTGGTGAGCGCGGGTTGGGTGCGCTACGTGCCGGGGACTGGGTTCGCCACGCTGTGGGGCGGTTCGACGCTCGAGCCCTGGCGTCGCCGGGGGATCTACCGGGCGCTGGTGACCCATCGGGCCCGGCTGGCGGCCCAGCGCGGCCTGGCGCTGCTCCAGGTCGACGCGTCCGACGACAGCCGGCCGATCCTGGAGCGGCTCGGTCTCGTCCCGGTCACGACCACCACCCCGTACGTCTACACTCCGTGA
- a CDS encoding YidH family protein, which yields MRSVGSTPDYRFSLANERTFLAWLRTGLALVAGGLAAAQFLPPLPLAHLREVIAIALLLLGGTVAVRAVDHWARTERAIRLGEELPASRFPAVLALVVGLGALLLVAAVLARAVGGGP from the coding sequence ATGCGCTCGGTCGGCAGCACTCCCGACTACCGATTCTCGCTGGCCAACGAGCGGACCTTCCTGGCCTGGCTGCGCACCGGACTGGCGCTGGTCGCCGGCGGACTGGCCGCCGCGCAGTTCCTGCCGCCGCTGCCGCTGGCACACCTGCGCGAGGTGATCGCCATCGCACTGCTGCTGCTCGGCGGCACGGTCGCCGTCCGGGCAGTCGACCACTGGGCGCGTACGGAACGGGCCATCCGGCTCGGCGAGGAGCTGCCCGCCTCCCGCTTCCCGGCGGTGCTCGCCCTCGTCGTCGGCCTCGGCGCGCTGCTGCTGGTGGCGGCCGTGCTGGCCCGGGCGGTCGGCGGCGGCCCGTGA
- a CDS encoding DUF202 domain-containing protein, which produces MSRAAEPPAPDRPTRDPGLQPERTRLAWRRTALALTVIMVLTVRLALTGPPVGGAAGEAFGSLVAGVAVLGWGAALTVCWRRATGTGPAPGYGRSLPLVALATAGLALLGTLLAARGLG; this is translated from the coding sequence GTGAGCCGCGCAGCGGAGCCGCCGGCACCGGACCGTCCGACGCGCGACCCCGGGCTGCAACCCGAGCGGACCCGGCTGGCCTGGCGGCGTACGGCGCTCGCGCTCACCGTGATCATGGTGCTGACCGTGCGGCTCGCGCTCACCGGCCCACCCGTTGGCGGGGCGGCCGGCGAGGCGTTCGGCTCGCTGGTCGCCGGGGTCGCCGTGCTGGGCTGGGGCGCGGCGCTGACGGTCTGCTGGCGGCGGGCCACCGGCACCGGACCGGCCCCCGGCTACGGGCGGTCGCTGCCCCTGGTCGCCCTCGCCACCGCCGGTCTCGCGCTGCTCGGCACCCTTCTGGCGGCGCGCGGGCTGGGTTGA
- a CDS encoding PLD nuclease N-terminal domain-containing protein yields MARLYVLLFVVQIVLAVCALISCLSAEEGEIKALPRIAWVLIILFFPLLGSLAWFAAGRERTPAGPAGGAPKGRILPARERPRPVAPDDDPEFLRSLGERSRQDDQELFSRWEEDLRRREDEMRRRDGEPPREEDRPEGSTPGT; encoded by the coding sequence ATGGCCCGGCTCTATGTCCTCCTCTTCGTCGTGCAGATCGTCCTCGCCGTCTGCGCGCTGATCAGCTGCCTCTCCGCCGAGGAGGGCGAGATCAAAGCCCTGCCCCGGATCGCCTGGGTGCTGATCATCCTGTTCTTCCCGCTGCTCGGCTCCCTCGCCTGGTTCGCCGCGGGGCGTGAGCGCACCCCTGCCGGGCCTGCCGGCGGGGCGCCGAAGGGCCGGATCCTGCCGGCCCGGGAGCGGCCCCGCCCGGTCGCCCCCGACGACGATCCCGAGTTTCTCCGCTCGCTCGGCGAACGCTCCCGGCAGGACGACCAGGAGCTGTTCAGCCGCTGGGAGGAGGACCTGCGCCGCCGCGAGGACGAGATGCGCCGGCGCGACGGCGAGCCGCCGCGCGAGGAGGACCGCCCCGAGGGGTCCACCCCGGGCACCTGA
- a CDS encoding acetolactate synthase — MTERIEGHGGELALAALRAFGVREMFTLSGGHVFPLYDAAHKTDFPIYDVRHEQSAVFAAEAVAKLQRRPGLAVLTAGPGVTNGISGLTSAYFNASPVLVLGGRAPQFRWGSGSLQEMDHLPLVAPVTKHAETVFSPDDIPRAVTAALTAALTPHRGPVFLDFPLEAVFSVSDAELPALPGIAPVEPDPDEVTKAAGLIAAARRPVIIAGSDVYAGDAVAALRAAAESLQVPVFTNGMGRGALPPEHPLAFAKARRAALRGADVVVVIGTPLDFRLSFGDFGDAQVVHIVDAPSQRAGHVQPAAAPAGDLRLILTALADHPGDRADHGDWIADLRTAEDAAKARDAEEMSAETDPIRPARVYGELRRVLAPDAITIGDGGDFVSYAGRYLEPAQPGTWLDPGPYGCLGTGMGYAMGARVSHPDRQICVLMGDGAAGFSLMDVESLARQKLPVVIVVGNNGIWGLEKHPMRAMYGYDVAADLQPELRYDQVVGALGGAGETVAKAADLGPALGRAFDAGVPYLVNVLTDPADAYPRSSNLA, encoded by the coding sequence ATGACGGAGCGGATCGAAGGTCACGGCGGGGAGCTCGCGCTCGCGGCGTTGCGCGCGTTCGGGGTGCGGGAGATGTTCACCCTCTCCGGCGGGCACGTCTTCCCGCTCTACGACGCCGCGCACAAGACCGACTTCCCGATCTACGACGTGCGGCACGAGCAGTCGGCGGTCTTCGCCGCCGAGGCGGTGGCGAAGCTCCAACGTCGTCCCGGCCTCGCCGTGCTCACCGCCGGCCCCGGCGTCACCAACGGCATCTCGGGGCTGACCAGCGCATACTTCAACGCCTCGCCGGTGTTGGTGCTGGGCGGCCGGGCACCGCAGTTCCGCTGGGGCTCGGGCAGCCTCCAGGAGATGGACCACCTGCCGCTGGTCGCCCCGGTCACCAAGCACGCCGAGACGGTGTTCAGCCCCGACGACATTCCGCGCGCGGTGACCGCGGCGCTGACCGCCGCGCTCACCCCGCACCGGGGCCCGGTCTTCCTCGACTTCCCCCTGGAGGCGGTCTTCTCGGTCTCCGACGCCGAGCTGCCCGCGCTGCCGGGAATCGCGCCGGTCGAGCCCGACCCCGACGAGGTGACGAAGGCGGCCGGCCTGATCGCCGCCGCCCGCCGCCCGGTGATCATCGCCGGCTCCGACGTGTACGCCGGGGACGCGGTCGCCGCCCTGCGGGCTGCCGCCGAGTCGCTCCAGGTGCCGGTCTTCACCAACGGCATGGGCCGGGGCGCGTTGCCGCCGGAGCACCCGCTCGCCTTCGCCAAGGCCCGCCGGGCGGCGCTGAGGGGCGCCGACGTGGTCGTGGTGATCGGCACTCCGCTGGATTTCCGGCTCAGCTTCGGTGACTTCGGCGACGCCCAGGTGGTGCACATCGTCGACGCGCCCAGCCAGCGGGCCGGGCACGTCCAGCCGGCCGCCGCCCCCGCCGGTGACCTCCGGCTGATTCTCACCGCGCTGGCCGACCACCCCGGCGACCGGGCCGACCACGGCGACTGGATCGCCGACCTGCGTACCGCCGAGGATGCCGCGAAGGCCCGCGACGCCGAGGAGATGTCCGCCGAGACGGACCCGATCCGGCCCGCCCGGGTCTACGGCGAGCTGCGCAGGGTGCTGGCCCCGGACGCCATCACCATCGGCGACGGCGGCGACTTCGTCTCGTACGCCGGCCGCTACCTGGAGCCCGCGCAGCCCGGCACCTGGCTCGACCCCGGCCCGTACGGCTGCCTGGGCACCGGCATGGGCTACGCGATGGGGGCCAGGGTCAGCCACCCCGACCGGCAGATCTGCGTCCTGATGGGCGACGGCGCGGCCGGCTTCTCGCTGATGGACGTGGAGTCCCTCGCCCGGCAGAAGCTGCCGGTGGTGATCGTGGTCGGCAACAACGGCATCTGGGGCCTGGAGAAGCACCCGATGCGGGCCATGTACGGCTACGACGTCGCCGCCGACCTCCAGCCGGAGCTGCGCTACGACCAGGTGGTCGGCGCCCTGGGCGGGGCCGGCGAGACGGTGGCGAAGGCCGCCGACCTCGGGCCGGCCCTGGGGCGGGCGTTCGACGCCGGCGTGCCGTACCTGGTCAACGTGCTCACCGACCCGGCCGACGCGTACCCCCGCTCGTCGAACCTGGCCTGA
- a CDS encoding enoyl-CoA hydratase-related protein yields the protein MGEFVRLETKDGIGTIRLERPPMNALNTQVQEELRAAAATATADPGVRAVIVYGGERVFAAGADIKEMADMSYVDMADRAADLSSALGAIARIPKPVVAAITGYALGGGCELALACDWRVVAEDAKLGQPEIKLGIIPGAGGTQRLARLVGPARAKDLIMSGRMVDAQEALRIGLADRIAPAAEVYDTAVELVRPYLNGPVQALRAAKLAVDGGLDMDLNSGLAWESQLFAALFATDDRREGMAAFVAKRKPDFTGR from the coding sequence GTGGGCGAGTTCGTGCGGTTGGAGACCAAGGACGGCATCGGCACCATCCGGTTGGAACGGCCGCCGATGAACGCCCTGAACACCCAGGTGCAGGAGGAGTTGCGCGCCGCCGCCGCGACGGCCACCGCCGACCCGGGCGTCCGCGCCGTCATCGTGTACGGCGGGGAGAGGGTCTTCGCGGCCGGCGCGGACATCAAGGAGATGGCCGACATGTCCTACGTGGACATGGCGGACCGGGCGGCCGACCTGTCCAGCGCGCTCGGCGCGATCGCCCGGATCCCCAAGCCGGTCGTCGCCGCGATCACCGGCTACGCCCTCGGCGGCGGCTGCGAGCTGGCGCTGGCGTGCGACTGGCGGGTGGTGGCCGAGGACGCCAAGCTCGGCCAGCCGGAGATCAAGCTCGGCATCATCCCCGGCGCGGGCGGCACCCAGCGGCTGGCCCGACTGGTGGGCCCGGCCCGCGCCAAGGACCTGATCATGTCCGGCCGGATGGTCGACGCCCAGGAGGCTCTGCGGATCGGCCTGGCCGACCGGATCGCCCCGGCGGCCGAGGTCTACGACACCGCGGTCGAACTGGTCCGCCCGTACCTCAACGGCCCGGTGCAGGCCCTGCGTGCCGCGAAGCTCGCGGTCGACGGCGGCCTGGACATGGACCTGAACTCCGGCCTGGCCTGGGAGAGCCAGCTCTTCGCGGCGCTGTTCGCCACCGACGACCGGCGCGAGGGCATGGCGGCGTTCGTGGCGAAGCGCAAGCCGGACTTCACCGGCCGCTGA
- a CDS encoding DUF6232 family protein, producing MITYYDDRSVQVTSTAVRVDGRTFRLAEISMVWHQRGSRSWRVLAGRGAIGAALAGPLVTATLGVALALWLDRSLTVTIAIVGASVLIGLAVGPVADFLFEHLDRSYTRGSRQLEIWARWRGQPVLLLCTRDALRFGQIYRAVQRAVEASQPASPRRR from the coding sequence ATGATCACGTATTACGACGACAGGTCCGTGCAGGTCACCTCGACAGCCGTCCGGGTGGACGGCCGGACCTTCCGGCTGGCCGAGATCAGCATGGTCTGGCACCAACGCGGCAGCCGGTCCTGGCGGGTGCTCGCCGGGCGCGGCGCGATCGGCGCGGCGCTCGCCGGCCCCCTGGTGACCGCCACCCTCGGCGTCGCGCTCGCGCTCTGGCTGGACCGCTCCCTCACCGTCACCATCGCCATCGTCGGCGCCTCGGTGCTGATCGGGCTCGCGGTCGGACCGGTCGCCGACTTCCTCTTCGAGCACCTCGACCGCTCGTACACCCGAGGCAGCCGGCAGTTGGAGATCTGGGCCCGCTGGCGGGGCCAGCCGGTGCTGTTGCTGTGCACCCGCGACGCGCTGCGCTTCGGCCAGATCTACCGGGCGGTGCAGCGGGCCGTCGAGGCCAGCCAGCCGGCGTCGCCCCGCCGCCGCTGA
- a CDS encoding DUF6232 family protein, protein MTIYYRDDAVQVTSESIRVGGHAVAITDVTYVWHAQGPKTLAVRGRVLGRGLLVLLLSLPPLVAVVCVLSLAWSAQDRGEWQLALIIVAACVVGALALTPFLEIPLGWLDRSYERGSKVHELWVQHHGREVLLLRTPDALRFGQIYRAVQRAVEQHTDS, encoded by the coding sequence ATGACCATCTATTACCGGGACGACGCGGTGCAGGTGACCTCGGAGTCGATCCGGGTGGGCGGCCACGCCGTGGCGATCACCGACGTGACGTACGTCTGGCACGCGCAGGGGCCGAAGACACTGGCGGTACGGGGGCGGGTGCTGGGCCGCGGCCTCCTGGTCCTGCTCCTCTCACTGCCGCCGCTGGTCGCGGTGGTCTGCGTGCTCTCGCTGGCCTGGTCCGCGCAGGACCGGGGCGAGTGGCAGCTGGCGCTGATCATCGTCGCCGCGTGCGTGGTCGGCGCGCTGGCCCTGACCCCCTTCCTGGAGATCCCGCTCGGCTGGCTCGACCGCTCCTACGAACGGGGCAGCAAGGTGCACGAGCTCTGGGTCCAGCACCACGGCCGCGAGGTGCTGCTGCTGCGTACGCCGGACGCGCTGCGGTTCGGCCAGATCTACCGGGCGGTGCAGCGCGCGGTCGAGCAGCACACGGACTCCTGA